One genomic segment of Ipomoea triloba cultivar NCNSP0323 chromosome 9, ASM357664v1 includes these proteins:
- the LOC116030840 gene encoding putative SWI/SNF-related matrix-associated actin-dependent regulator of chromatin subfamily A member 3-like 1, with the protein MSDEQDPVEQFMVLDQWPFMPFNGDGEDDVTGGSELDGSSSPSSSSSQVGGELLMMGFVIVNIVGLQYYSGTINGRELVSLVRDPLNTHDPNAIKVLNTRSAQVGYIERPAAQVFAPLIDSSLITAEGIVPKVSRHGNRYKIPCQVHIFARIAAFESVKSALLDGGLNLISEGSAAFALSEAAVVKDQVVAGDSNSVDAIFKLLDEKILKKEALGTLEPPRSVVTSELLSHQKEGLWWLVQQENAHELPPFWMEKEGVFVNALTNYSTEKRPDPIRGGIFADDMGLGKTLTLLSLISFDKCASVVPVENAKVEERDDIDERELMDGILAASIGRNSKRGRGSTRANNSRKKLKSEGARTKEMKGEPVCDRVSGSSNTRTTLVVCPPAIFSVWITQLEEHTRPGSLKVYMYYGRQRTTDANVLQKYDIVLTTYSILANEEQLLESPIKKMEWWRVILDEAHIIKNVNAQQSRAVNNLNTKRRWVVTGTPLQNNSMDLYSLMAFLRVEPLSIKGYWQSLIQRPLVQGDENGIMRLQVLMETMSLRRTKEKTLVDLPSKTLETVYVELSGEEREIYDHMELRAKAIVTEFIYAEGSLKSYLTVLSALVRLRQICTDVAMCPPNLGDILPVNKIGDVNSNPKLLDKMLMALQDDDGIDCPVCISPPKNTVITSCGHIFCKICILKTMQHMKSCCPMCRHPLTEADLFFAPSETSDSVTDGNRSSSAPSSKVTALLKHLSAVRDESPTTKSVVFSQFRTMLLLLEAPLKAAGFKTLRLDGTMSAGQRAQVIKEFGVPCPDGPTILLASLRASGAGINLTMASRVYLFEPWWNPAVEEQAMDRVHRIGQTEEVKIVRMIAHNTIEERILQLQEKKKLFASKIFGKKNSRDQRDVSVDDLRTLMHL; encoded by the exons ATGTCGGATGAGCAAGACCCAGTGGAGCAGTTCATGGTGTTGGACCAGTGGCCTTTTATGCCTTTCAACGGGGACGGCGAGGACGACGTTACGGGGGGGTCTGAGTTGGATGGGTCTTCGTCCCCTTCTTCTTCGTCGTCGCAGGTGGGCGGCGAGTTGCTGATGATGGGGTTCGTGATCGTCAACATTGTGGGCCTCCAGTACTATTCTGGAACGATCAACGGCCGGGAACTCGTGAGCCTGGTCCGCGACCCGCTCAACACTCATGACCCGAATGCTATCAAGGTCCTCAACACTCGCTCCGCCCAGGTCGGCTACATCGAGCGCCCCGCCGCTCAAGTCTTCGCCCCTCTCATTGATTCCAGCCTAATCACCGCCGaag GTATTGTGCCGAAGGTTTCTCGTCATGGGAACCGATACAAGATTCCCTGCCAAGTTCATATCTTTGCAAGAATAGCGGCGTTTGAGAGTGTGAAATCTGCGCTTTTGGATGGTGGGTTGAACTTGATATCAGAAGGGAGTGCTGCTTTTGCATTATCAGAGGCTGCAGTGGTGAAAGACCAAGTAGTTGCTGGCGACAGTAACAGCGTTGATGCGATTTTTAAACTGTTGGATGAGAAAATCCTTAAGAAGGAAGCGCTGGGGACGTTGGAACCGCCACGTAGTGTTGTAACGTCGGAGCTTCTTTCGCACCAGAAGGAAGGTTTATGGTGGTTGGTTCAGCAGGAGAATGCTCATGAATTGCCTCCTTTCTGGATGGAAAAAGAGGGTGTTTTTGTCAATGCATTGACAAATTACTCGACTGAAAAGCGGCCGGATCCTATTCGTGGTGGCATTTTTGCAGATGATATGGGTTTGGGCAAAACTCTCACCCTTCTTTCATTGATTTCGTTTGATAAATGTGCTAGTGTTGTTCCTGTTGAGAATGCAAAAGTCGAGGAACGTGATGATATAGATGAAAGGGAGCTTATGGATGGTATACTTGCTGCTTCTATTGGTAGAAACTCTAAGAGAGGAAGAGGTAGTACGAGGGCTAATAATTCCCGAAAGAAGCTAAAATCTGAAGGTGCTCGAACCAAAGAAATGAAGGGTGAGCCGGTATGTGACAGGGTCTCTGGTTCTTCAAATACGAGAACAACTCTGGTGGTTTGTCCACCGGCAATTTTTTCAGTTTGGATTACACAGTTAGAAGAGCACACTAGACCGGGTTCTCTGAAGGTTTACATGTATTATGGCAGGCAGCGAACTACAGATGCCAATGTGCTTCAAAAGTACGATATAGTTTTGACTACCTATAGTATTTTGGCTAATGAAGAGCAGTTGTTGGAGTCACCAATAAAGAAGATGGAATGGTGGCGAGTTATTCTTGATGAGGCGCATATCATTAAGAATGTAAATGCTCAACAAAGCCGGGCAGTTAACAATCTAAACACCAAACGAAGGTGGGTGGTGACAGGAACCCCATTACAGAATAATTCAATGGATTTGTATTCCTTAATGGCATTTCTGAGGGTAGAGCCCCTGTCAATAAAAGGCTATTGGCAGAGTTTGATACAGCGTCCACTTGTTCAAGGAGATGAGAACGGGATTATGCGGCTACAG GTTTTAATGGAAACCATGTCCTTgagaagaacaaaagaaaaaacccTGGTGGACTTGCCATCGAAAACTCTAGAGACCGTTTATGTTGAACTCTCCGGGGAAGAACGTGAAATTTATGACCACATGGAATTGAGAGCTAAGGCAATCGTTACAGAGTTTATCTATGCCGAAGGTTCATTGAAGAGTTATTTGACTGTACTGAGTGCACTTGTGCGGCTTCGACAAATCTGTACTGATGTAGCCATGTGCCCGCCTAATCTTGGAGATATACTTCCAGTGAATAAAATTGGAG ATGTGAACAGCAACCCGAAACTGTTGGATAAGATGCTTATGGCACTACAGGATGACGATGGTATTGACTGCCCGGTTTGCATTTCTCCACCGAAGAACACTGTTATTACGAGCTGTGGCCACATCTTTTGCAAAATATGCATCCTGAAGACGATGCAGCATATGAAATCCTGCTGCCCGATGTGTCGCCATCCGCTCACGGAGGCCGATCTTTTCTTCGCCCCGTCAGAGACTTCTGATTCAGTGACTGATGGAAACCGCTCTTCTTCAGCTCCGTCGTCTAAAGTCACTGCCCTTCTTAAGCACCTGTCTGCAGTGCGGGACGAAAGCCCGACAACGAAATCAGTCGTGTTCTCGCAGTTCCGCACTATGCTGCTTTTGCTCGAAGCGCCACTGAAAGCAGCTGGTTTCAAGACGCTGCGCCTAGATGGCACAATGAGCGCGGGCCAACGCGCTCAAGTGATCAAGGAGTTTGGTGTCCCGTGCCCCGATGGACCTACCATCTTACTTGCGAGCCTGAGAGCTTCGGGGGCCGGGATAAACCTCACCATGGCCTCCAGGGTGTACCTGTTCGAGCCGTGGTGGAACCCTGCTGTCGAGGAACAGGCCATGGACCGCGTCCACAGGATTGGGCAGACGGAGGAGGTGAAGATTGTGCGGATGATCGCACACAACACCATCGAGGAGAGGATTCTGCAGCTGCAGGAGAAGAAGAAACTGTTCGCCAGCAAAATCTTCGGGAAGAAAAACTCGCGGGATCAGAGGGACGTTAGCGTAGACGACCTGCGCACCTTGATGCACTTGTGA
- the LOC116028652 gene encoding serine carboxypeptidase-like 45, producing the protein MAAALSWKAIVFFAATLCTFFAGAKTLQGNNGDKISSLPGQPKVTFQQYSGYVAVDQKQERALFYYFAEAETQPDSKPLVLWLNGGPGCSSVGVGAFCEHGPFKPSGSVLKGNHYSWNKEANMLYLESPAGVGFSYSANKSYYVYVNDEMTARDNLAFLENWFEKFPQYKNREFFITGESYAGHYVPQLAHLIVQSKAKINLKGIAIGNPLLEFNTDFNARGEYFWSHGLISDSTFELFNTVCNYSQIRRQGQIGKFTAPCALVNNRANAEISRFIDAYDVTLDVCLSSLFQQAEILNQWQETEKIDVCVEDETIEYLNRKDVQIALHAQLLGVNRWGSCSDVLQYDMQNLEVPTIPILGSLVKSGIRVLVFSGDQDSVIPLTGTRFLVNKLAQDLGLSTTVPYGTWFEGKQVAGWTQGYGELLSFATIRGAAHEAPFTQPERSLVMFSSFLAGKPLPRLDGKMAGKRSSPTRIFASLGYH; encoded by the exons ATGGCTGCAGCTTTGTCCTGGAAGGCCATAGTTTTCTTCGCTGCAACACTGTGCACCTTCTTTGCAGGTGCCAAAACCTTGCAGGGTAACAATGGTGATAAGATTAGCAGCTTGCCAGGCCAGCCTAAGGTTACTTTCCAGCAATATTCAGGATATGTAGCAGTGGACCAAAAGCAGGAAAGGGCTCTTTTTTACTACTTTGCTGAAGCTGAAACCCAACCAGATTCTAAGCCCCTGGTTCTCTGGCTAAATGGAG GCCCTGGATGCTCATCTGTTGGAGTTGGAGCTTTCTGTGAGCATGGCCCTTTCAAGCCAAGTGGGAGTGTCTTGAAAGGAAATCACTACAGCTGGAATAAAG AAGCAAACATGTTGTACTTGGAATCCCCTGCAGGAGTTGGATTCTCTTATTCTGCCAATAAATCCTACTATGTTTATGTGAATGATGAGATGACAG CAAGAGACAATCTGGCTTTTCTGGAAAACTGGTTCGAAAAATTCCCACAATACAAGAACAGAGAATTTTTCATCACTGGAGAAAGTTATGCTG GACACTATGTTCCACAACTTGCACATCTCATTGTACAATCCAAGGCAAAAATTAATCTTAAGGGGATAGCA ATTGGAAATCCTCTTCTGGAGTTCAATACAGATTTCAATGCAAGGGGGGAGTATTTCTGGTCTCACGGATTAATATCCGATTCCACGTTTGAGCTCTTCAATACAGTCTGCAACTATTCTCAAATTAGAAGGCAAGGCCAGATTGGGAAGTTCACAGCTCCTTGTGCTCTAGTTAACAATCGAGCCAACGCGGAGATCAGTAGATTCATCGACGCCTATGATGTGACCCTTGATGTCTGTCTCTCATCTCTTTTCCAGCAAGCAGAGATTCTTAATCAGTgg CAAGAAACCGAGAAGATAGATGTGTGTGTGGAGGATGAAACCATCGAGTATTTGAACAGGAAAGATGTGCAGATAGCTCTCCATGCTCAGCTTCTTGGAGTGAACAGATGGGGTTCGTGCAGCGA TGTCCTGCAGTATGACATGCAGAACCTGGAGGTTCCAACCATCCCGATTTTAGGCTCACTCGTCAAGTCTGGGATTCGCGTATTGGTTTTCAG CGGAGATCAAGATTCGGTTATACCTTTAACTGGAACCCGAtttcttgtaaataaattggCACAAGATCTGGGATTGAGCACCACTGTGCCATATGGAACTTGGTTTGAGGGCAAACAG GTTGCTGGGTGGACACAAGGGTATGGAGAGTTGCTGTCATTTGCAACAATAAGGGGTGCAGCTCATGAGGCTCCATTTACTCAGCCTGAGAGGTCACTTGTAATGTTCAGTTCATTCTTAGCAGGAAAACCACTTCCCAGGCTAGATGGAAAGATGGCAGGGAAAAGAAGCTCACCAACAAGAATATTTGCATCTCTGGGCTATCACTAA